A region from the Actinoplanes sp. OR16 genome encodes:
- a CDS encoding nuclease: MIEPVQVFWAPDGASMPTLGSRPLVDVTDGDTPNLRMPVRMLSVDTPEVTARGAERAAQIDEEFSQLAEWIHKGLAPISSELGEFLKPRLDSGQAGSLHFSQGQAASAFSKENIARRLARPGGQPRAMFIRVADSPFDSNHRLLAYLAPDYTEKERREFPKRLRPTFNLDLVTSGWAAPFIIYPDIPAADDLALLIEAAAGARADGLGIWANPQTLLAYEYRSMERLFDITKKKVNGQPLKVDERSWRERYCVDLRNRVLHGPEDYFGIDPEYRLWLWPADLRDAVARLNLTPSARLASGR; the protein is encoded by the coding sequence ATGATCGAGCCTGTGCAAGTCTTCTGGGCGCCGGACGGCGCCAGCATGCCGACCCTGGGCAGCCGGCCACTGGTGGACGTGACGGACGGAGACACACCGAACCTGCGAATGCCGGTCCGGATGCTGTCCGTCGACACGCCGGAGGTCACGGCCCGCGGCGCGGAGCGAGCCGCGCAGATCGACGAGGAGTTCAGCCAGCTGGCCGAGTGGATTCACAAAGGGCTCGCGCCGATCTCCTCGGAGCTCGGGGAATTCCTGAAACCGCGGCTGGACTCCGGTCAGGCCGGGTCACTGCACTTCTCGCAGGGACAGGCCGCGTCCGCGTTCTCGAAGGAGAACATCGCCAGGCGCCTGGCCCGGCCCGGTGGCCAGCCGCGCGCCATGTTCATCCGGGTGGCCGACAGTCCGTTCGACAGCAACCACCGGCTGCTGGCCTACCTCGCTCCCGACTACACCGAGAAGGAACGCCGCGAGTTCCCGAAACGGCTCCGGCCCACCTTCAACCTCGATCTGGTGACCTCCGGCTGGGCTGCGCCGTTCATCATCTACCCCGACATCCCGGCCGCCGACGATCTGGCTCTGCTGATCGAGGCTGCGGCCGGCGCCCGCGCCGACGGGCTGGGGATCTGGGCCAATCCGCAGACGCTGCTGGCCTACGAGTACCGCTCCATGGAGCGACTCTTCGACATCACCAAGAAGAAGGTGAACGGCCAGCCGCTGAAGGTCGACGAACGCTCGTGGCGCGAGAGGTACTGCGTCGACTTGCGCAACCGGGTGCTGCACGGCCCGGAGGACTACTTCGGCATCGACCCGGAGTACCGGCTGTGGCTGTGGCCGGCGGACCTGCGCGATGCGGTGGCGAGACTGAACCTCACACCGTCCGCCCGCCTGGCCTCCGGTCGATAG
- a CDS encoding NAD(P)-dependent alcohol dehydrogenase, which produces MLTVNAIAAPSATEPLVRTTVERRDLGPGDVLIEIAYAGICHSDIHTVRGEWGQVPYPLTVGHEIVGHVTEVGADVTRHAVGDRVGVGCMVNSCRECENCQAGQEQYCLAGNTGTYAAVDRDGTVTQGGYSTHIVVDQDFVLRVPESIPVEKAAPLLCAGITTYSPLAHWNAGPGKKVAVVGMGGLGHMAVKIAAAMGADVTVLSQTLGKKEDGLAFGAQDYHATSDPATFDKLKNTFDLIINTVSAPIDMRSYLGLLRLDGTLVSVGAPPEPLPVQVFNLFNNRRSFAGSSIGGIAETQEMLDFCAERGIAPEVEIIAAEAVNEAYERVLKSDVRYRFVIDIDTLRK; this is translated from the coding sequence ATTCTCACCGTCAACGCCATCGCCGCGCCCTCTGCCACCGAGCCGCTCGTGCGCACCACGGTCGAGCGCCGTGACCTGGGCCCGGGCGACGTCCTCATCGAGATCGCCTACGCCGGAATCTGCCACTCCGACATCCACACCGTCCGTGGTGAGTGGGGGCAGGTGCCTTACCCCCTCACGGTCGGCCACGAGATCGTCGGGCACGTGACCGAGGTGGGCGCCGACGTGACCCGTCACGCCGTCGGCGACCGGGTCGGCGTCGGTTGCATGGTCAACTCGTGCCGGGAGTGCGAGAACTGCCAGGCCGGGCAGGAGCAGTACTGCCTCGCCGGCAACACCGGCACCTACGCCGCTGTCGACCGCGACGGCACGGTCACGCAGGGCGGTTACTCCACCCACATCGTCGTCGACCAGGACTTCGTGCTGCGCGTGCCCGAGTCGATCCCGGTCGAGAAGGCCGCGCCGCTGCTCTGTGCCGGGATCACCACCTATTCCCCGCTGGCTCATTGGAACGCCGGCCCGGGCAAGAAGGTCGCCGTCGTGGGTATGGGCGGTCTCGGCCACATGGCCGTGAAGATCGCCGCTGCGATGGGCGCCGACGTGACGGTCCTGTCGCAGACGCTCGGTAAGAAGGAGGACGGCCTCGCCTTCGGCGCCCAGGACTATCACGCCACCAGCGACCCGGCCACCTTCGACAAGCTCAAGAACACCTTCGATCTGATCATCAACACGGTCAGCGCGCCGATCGACATGCGTTCCTACCTCGGGTTGCTGCGTCTCGACGGCACCCTGGTGAGTGTGGGCGCCCCGCCGGAGCCGCTGCCCGTGCAGGTCTTCAACCTCTTCAACAACCGCCGCTCGTTCGCCGGATCCAGCATCGGCGGTATCGCGGAGACCCAGGAGATGCTGGACTTCTGCGCGGAGCGGGGCATCGCCCCCGAGGTCGAGATCATCGCCGCCGAGGCAGTGAACGAGGCATACGAGCGGGTCCTGAAGTCCGACGTCCGCTATCGCTTCGTGATCGACATCGACACCCTGCGCAAGTAG
- a CDS encoding methyl-accepting chemotaxis protein, producing MSGRGEVEVTTGRNGLVGILADFKVSTKVYAAALCGALVAALIGTLAITRLSGLNDDIKTMKSDHVDSSLELATIRGAIGEGFQVLFAYQVVAQAAKQDQRDNLPAIDDATIAAIDDYRALSAESPVRQKAVAEVAETFDYYLQLRDYALFQEAPDAGYEMPAPAELGTVWTQTQEDLRASVVELQEAEDSESGAMAADAEAAYKSARNQMIIWLVVGLILALALATFVSRVIARQLRSVSTALAAVADGNLTVDAQVHARDELGAMAVAVNTAREGLRNMVGRLTVSSQTLDTSTDRLTRAADRIGQSAQEAAAQANVAAQAAGDVSTNVQSVAAGSEEMGVSIREIASNAAEAARVASEAVGVAAGTNATVSKLGTSSAEIGNVVKTITAIAEQTNLLALNATIEAARAGEMGKGFAVVASEVKDLAQETARATEDIARRVEAIQADTTNAVAAIEEISSIIARINDYQTTIASAVEEQTATTGEMSRSVGDAADGTAAIAGNIDGVAAAAQTTTAALGEATSTAHELAGIATELRTVVAQFRV from the coding sequence ATGAGCGGGCGCGGCGAGGTCGAAGTCACCACTGGCCGAAACGGCCTGGTCGGCATACTGGCCGACTTCAAGGTGAGCACCAAGGTCTACGCGGCGGCCCTCTGCGGCGCACTCGTCGCCGCCCTCATCGGAACGCTCGCGATCACCCGGCTCAGCGGCCTCAACGACGACATCAAGACGATGAAGTCGGACCACGTCGACAGCAGCCTGGAACTCGCCACGATCCGCGGGGCGATCGGCGAGGGCTTCCAGGTGCTCTTCGCCTACCAGGTGGTCGCGCAGGCCGCCAAGCAGGATCAGCGCGACAACCTGCCGGCGATCGACGACGCGACCATCGCCGCCATCGACGATTACCGCGCGCTCTCCGCCGAGTCGCCGGTGCGGCAGAAGGCCGTCGCCGAGGTGGCCGAGACCTTCGACTATTACCTCCAGCTCCGCGATTACGCGCTGTTCCAGGAGGCGCCGGACGCCGGGTACGAGATGCCGGCCCCGGCCGAGCTCGGCACGGTCTGGACGCAGACCCAGGAGGACCTGCGCGCCTCCGTCGTCGAACTCCAGGAAGCCGAGGACTCCGAATCCGGCGCGATGGCCGCCGATGCCGAGGCCGCTTACAAGAGCGCCCGCAACCAGATGATCATCTGGCTGGTCGTAGGCCTGATCCTGGCACTCGCCCTGGCCACCTTCGTGTCCCGGGTGATCGCGCGCCAGCTCCGCAGCGTCTCCACGGCGCTCGCGGCAGTGGCCGACGGAAACCTGACCGTCGACGCGCAGGTGCACGCCCGCGACGAGCTCGGCGCCATGGCCGTGGCCGTCAACACCGCCCGCGAAGGCCTGCGCAACATGGTCGGCCGCCTGACGGTCAGCTCGCAGACCCTCGACACCAGCACCGACCGCCTGACCCGGGCCGCCGACCGGATCGGCCAGTCCGCCCAGGAGGCCGCCGCGCAGGCGAACGTCGCCGCCCAGGCCGCCGGCGACGTCTCCACCAACGTGCAGAGCGTCGCCGCCGGCAGCGAGGAGATGGGCGTGTCGATCCGCGAGATCGCGTCCAACGCCGCCGAGGCAGCCCGGGTGGCCAGCGAAGCCGTAGGTGTCGCCGCCGGCACCAACGCCACGGTGTCCAAACTGGGCACGTCGAGCGCTGAGATCGGCAACGTGGTCAAGACGATCACTGCGATCGCGGAACAAACCAACCTCCTTGCTCTGAACGCCACCATCGAGGCGGCACGGGCCGGGGAAATGGGCAAGGGCTTCGCCGTCGTGGCCAGCGAGGTGAAGGACCTCGCCCAGGAGACGGCGCGAGCCACCGAGGACATCGCCCGCCGGGTGGAGGCCATCCAGGCCGACACGACGAATGCAGTGGCAGCGATCGAGGAGATCTCTTCGATCATCGCCCGCATCAACGACTACCAGACGACCATCGCCTCGGCCGTCGAAGAGCAGACCGCGACCACGGGCGAGATGTCGCGCAGCGTCGGTGACGCCGCCGACGGAACCGCGGCGATCGCCGGCAACATCGACGGTGTGGCCGCGGCCGCTCAGACGACGACCGCCGCGCTGGGCGAGGCGACGTCCACGGCCCACGAGCTGGCGGGAATCGCCACCGAGCTCCGGACGGTCGTGGCGCAGTTCCGCGTCTAA
- a CDS encoding glycoside hydrolase family 43 protein, with protein MTIDTEPVISGFHPDPSVCRVGEDYYLICSSFEYFPGVPIFHSRDLVGWQQIGNVVTRASQFDPTGAAPSTGIYAPTLRHHDGRFWLTTTIVNRLQDGQLIMHAGSATGPWSDPVFVPGTIGIDPDLSWDSAGNCYLTYKGFHDPGGIMQVRIDPLTGAKLDDIQGIWQGTGMAHPEGPHLYEIDGTWYLLIAEGGTERGHTVTIARGPSPSGPFEPGPDNPILTRRSTTHPVQNTGHADLVQDTGGAWWMVHLGVRPRGYTPAFHVIGRETFLAPVTWKDGWPVVTSTDRPVPDQDHSFSEDFTAPVTHPRWITPSTSSSSGPSCVRVKDLRWSAETTLSPGPHRSHLTLRLDDRHWYALMADTSSITAVAHIGDLEQALASVPPPASGTVTLRIEAVDPPHEQAGPDEIVLSAGGVELARLDGRYLSTEVAGGFTGRVLCVERVLAFSYISKKADQ; from the coding sequence ATGACGATCGATACCGAGCCGGTGATCTCCGGTTTCCACCCCGACCCGTCCGTCTGCCGGGTCGGCGAGGATTACTACCTCATCTGCTCCAGCTTCGAATACTTCCCCGGCGTCCCGATCTTCCACAGCCGGGACCTGGTCGGCTGGCAGCAGATCGGCAACGTCGTCACCCGCGCCTCGCAGTTCGACCCCACCGGCGCGGCGCCGTCGACCGGCATCTACGCGCCGACGCTGCGCCACCACGACGGCCGCTTCTGGCTGACGACCACGATCGTCAACCGGCTCCAGGACGGCCAGCTGATCATGCACGCGGGCAGCGCCACCGGCCCGTGGAGCGATCCCGTATTCGTACCGGGAACGATCGGCATCGACCCGGACCTGTCCTGGGACAGCGCCGGGAACTGTTATCTGACCTATAAGGGCTTCCACGATCCGGGCGGCATCATGCAGGTCCGGATCGACCCACTGACCGGCGCGAAGCTCGACGACATCCAGGGCATCTGGCAGGGCACCGGCATGGCCCACCCCGAAGGACCGCACCTGTACGAGATCGACGGCACGTGGTATCTCCTGATCGCCGAGGGCGGCACCGAACGCGGCCACACCGTCACGATCGCCCGCGGCCCGTCTCCGTCCGGCCCGTTCGAACCCGGCCCGGACAATCCGATACTCACCCGCCGCAGCACCACGCACCCGGTTCAGAACACGGGTCACGCCGACCTGGTCCAGGACACCGGCGGCGCCTGGTGGATGGTGCATCTGGGCGTACGCCCCCGCGGCTACACCCCCGCCTTCCACGTGATCGGCCGCGAGACCTTCCTGGCCCCGGTGACCTGGAAGGACGGCTGGCCGGTCGTCACGAGCACGGACCGGCCGGTCCCCGATCAGGACCACTCGTTCTCCGAGGACTTCACCGCGCCGGTCACCCATCCGCGCTGGATCACCCCGTCCACGTCCTCTTCTTCCGGCCCTTCCTGCGTCCGCGTGAAAGACCTCCGCTGGTCCGCCGAAACGACCCTCTCCCCCGGTCCGCACCGATCCCACCTGACCCTTCGCCTCGACGACCGACACTGGTACGCCCTGATGGCCGACACCTCTTCCATCACCGCTGTGGCCCACATCGGCGACCTGGAACAAGCCCTCGCTTCCGTTCCTCCACCTGCGTCGGGCACGGTCACACTGCGGATCGAAGCGGTCGATCCGCCGCACGAACAGGCCGGACCCGACGAGATCGTGCTCAGTGCCGGCGGCGTCGAACTGGCACGGCTCGACGGTCGTTATCTGTCGACCGAGGTGGCCGGCGGCTTCACGGGCCGGGTGCTCTGCGTCGAGCGGGTGCTGGCTTTTTCGTACATCTCGAAAAAGGCCGACCAATAA
- a CDS encoding response regulator transcription factor: protein MIRLLIADDHPIVRDGLSAMFAAADGFEVLGQASDGAEAVRMAQALHPDVILMDLRMPGMDGLSAITALAAAGNPARVLVLTTYDNDAHVIPAIEAGATGYLLKDAPREDLLRGAQAAARGESVLSPSVAMRLVNRVRTPAPQLLSQRELEVLQLVAAGNTNREAASRLFITEATVKSHLLSIYAKLGVSDRAAAVAEGFHRRLLIPDS from the coding sequence ATGATTCGCCTTCTGATCGCCGACGATCACCCCATCGTCCGGGACGGTCTCAGCGCCATGTTCGCCGCCGCCGACGGTTTCGAGGTGCTCGGTCAGGCCTCCGACGGCGCCGAAGCAGTCCGGATGGCTCAAGCACTGCACCCCGACGTGATCCTCATGGACCTGCGGATGCCCGGCATGGACGGCCTGTCGGCGATCACCGCACTCGCTGCCGCCGGAAACCCCGCACGAGTCCTCGTCCTGACCACCTACGACAACGACGCCCATGTGATCCCGGCGATCGAGGCCGGCGCGACCGGCTACCTCCTCAAGGACGCACCCCGCGAAGATCTGCTACGCGGCGCCCAGGCGGCAGCCCGCGGCGAGAGCGTACTGTCCCCGTCCGTCGCGATGCGCCTGGTCAACCGGGTACGCACGCCGGCGCCACAGCTCCTCAGCCAGCGTGAGCTGGAGGTGTTGCAACTGGTAGCGGCCGGCAACACGAACCGCGAAGCAGCCTCCCGCCTCTTCATCACCGAGGCGACGGTGAAGAGCCATCTACTCAGCATCTACGCGAAGCTCGGAGTGAGCGATCGCGCAGCAGCCGTCGCAGAAGGTTTCCACCGCAGGTTGCTGATCCCCGATTCCTGA
- a CDS encoding sensor histidine kinase, whose product MTVDRQPSWWLTTVVPYGLLALLTVYTIADGQSQLLLCAVTAVWMIPMFTPILHRESWILFLGLVLLTLILVLRVPAFGFFTTAAYIYAFTFLPWPGRIPAIASVAVVAGIAQSSSIEKTGISGYVITGVVVLLNMVIMAVMAWVLHREELIQDELARSNRLLEELQAQLVAQAREAGVLEERRRMAREIHDTVAQGLTGIIAQMQAAEQRLAVPPQWEHPFAAVKQLARDSLTEARRSVDALRPAALAESRPNESRPEDSRSDESRSDESRSEDSRSEDSRSEDSRSAASRLADALAGVAARWSSVHDLPVRVETTGTPRPLDPEAESALLRTAQEALANIAKHAGATRVGITLSYLDDEVALDVLDDGAGFDLATSKDGSYGLTIMRQRVEAWNGTLQIETEPGAGTGISARIPLPAGGHR is encoded by the coding sequence ATGACTGTGGATCGGCAGCCCTCCTGGTGGTTGACAACCGTGGTGCCGTACGGGCTGCTGGCCCTGCTCACCGTCTACACGATCGCCGATGGACAGTCCCAGCTCCTGCTCTGTGCCGTCACTGCGGTGTGGATGATCCCGATGTTCACCCCGATCCTGCACCGCGAATCCTGGATCCTCTTCCTCGGCCTCGTCCTCCTCACGCTGATCCTGGTCCTCCGCGTCCCCGCCTTCGGGTTCTTCACGACGGCCGCCTACATCTACGCCTTCACCTTCCTGCCCTGGCCCGGCCGGATCCCGGCGATCGCGAGTGTGGCGGTGGTGGCGGGAATCGCGCAGTCTTCGTCGATCGAGAAGACCGGCATCTCCGGATACGTCATCACGGGCGTCGTCGTGCTCCTCAACATGGTGATCATGGCCGTGATGGCCTGGGTCCTGCACCGCGAAGAACTGATCCAGGACGAACTCGCCCGATCGAACCGCCTCCTCGAAGAGCTCCAGGCCCAGCTCGTCGCCCAGGCCAGGGAGGCGGGCGTCCTCGAAGAACGCCGGCGGATGGCCCGGGAGATCCACGACACGGTGGCCCAGGGCCTGACCGGGATCATCGCCCAGATGCAGGCAGCCGAGCAGCGTCTCGCCGTCCCGCCGCAGTGGGAGCATCCGTTCGCAGCCGTGAAGCAGCTGGCCCGGGACAGTCTCACCGAGGCCCGCCGCTCGGTCGACGCGTTGCGCCCCGCCGCCCTGGCCGAGTCGCGCCCCAACGAGTCGCGCCCGGAAGATTCGCGCTCGGACGAGTCGCGCTCGGACGAGTCGCGCTCGGAAGATTCGCGCTCGGAAGATTCGCGCTCGGAAGATTCGCGCTCGGCCGCGTCGCGCCTCGCCGACGCGCTCGCCGGCGTGGCGGCGCGGTGGTCGTCGGTGCACGATCTGCCGGTACGCGTCGAAACCACCGGCACCCCGCGCCCGCTCGATCCCGAAGCCGAGTCCGCTCTGCTTCGCACCGCGCAGGAGGCCCTCGCCAACATCGCCAAGCACGCCGGCGCCACCCGGGTCGGCATCACACTCTCCTATCTCGACGACGAGGTAGCACTCGACGTCCTCGACGACGGCGCCGGCTTCGACCTCGCGACCAGCAAGGACGGCAGCTACGGCCTGACGATCATGCGGCAGCGAGTCGAAGCATGGAACGGCACGCTGCAGATCGAGACCGAGCCCGGCGCCGGCACCGGGATCTCGGCACGGATTCCACTGCCGGCCGGGGGACATCGATGA
- a CDS encoding ABC transporter permease — MNLIKMEALLSIRDKVGPLWGVGFPLVLLVVLGNVPSLREEVEAGLSLFDLYVPVLILFNLAMLALVAVPTVLAGYRENGVLRRLHTTPVGPARVLAAQLVANLGIAVIAAVLFLAVARLAFGVGLPASGLGFLLSWLLVAAAMLAIGLLITALAPGRAAATAIGTVLYFPMMFFAGLWVPISQMPPLLRDISHATPLGAGMEAFQATYAGDFPPAQPLLILLGYAVVCAAAAIRWFRWA, encoded by the coding sequence ATGAACCTGATCAAGATGGAGGCCCTCCTGTCGATCCGGGACAAGGTCGGCCCGCTCTGGGGCGTCGGTTTCCCCCTTGTGCTGCTCGTGGTCCTCGGCAACGTCCCGTCGCTGCGCGAGGAGGTCGAGGCGGGCCTGTCACTGTTCGATCTCTACGTGCCGGTGCTGATCCTCTTCAACCTGGCGATGCTCGCCCTGGTAGCGGTGCCGACGGTGCTCGCCGGCTATCGCGAGAACGGTGTCCTGCGCCGCCTGCACACCACGCCGGTCGGCCCGGCGCGGGTGCTCGCCGCCCAGCTCGTGGCGAATCTGGGAATCGCGGTCATCGCGGCCGTGCTCTTCCTCGCCGTGGCCCGGCTGGCCTTCGGCGTCGGACTGCCCGCATCCGGTCTCGGCTTCCTCCTCTCCTGGCTGCTCGTGGCGGCCGCCATGCTGGCGATCGGCCTGCTCATCACCGCTCTCGCCCCGGGACGTGCCGCTGCCACGGCGATCGGCACGGTCCTCTACTTCCCGATGATGTTCTTCGCCGGGCTGTGGGTGCCGATCAGCCAGATGCCGCCGCTGCTGCGCGACATCAGTCACGCGACGCCGCTCGGCGCCGGCATGGAGGCTTTCCAGGCGACCTACGCGGGCGACTTCCCGCCGGCTCAACCGTTGCTCATCCTTCTCGGGTACGCCGTGGTGTGCGCGGCGGCCGCGATCCGATGGTTCCGCTGGGCTTAG
- a CDS encoding response regulator transcription factor, translating to MPHVLVTVPDGELRRSLSARLAATGYRVTPATTGAAAMARLREQPVDLIVVDVEIPDLDDLARTRPVLTDRPPIICMTPCESLDALLPEVGTEVEDYVTKPCRIPELLARVRVQLRPPVLRHEDLLLDEAAGQAWRGGRALDLTAAEFRLLRHLMRNARQTLSKEQIAWEVWSEPRDANAIERLVARLRQKAGPDLIHTRRGFGYHLRQLPVR from the coding sequence ATGCCGCATGTGCTGGTGACGGTCCCGGACGGTGAATTGCGTCGATCGCTGAGTGCCCGGCTGGCCGCGACGGGGTATCGCGTCACGCCCGCCACGACCGGCGCGGCCGCGATGGCTCGGCTGCGGGAACAACCGGTCGATCTGATCGTCGTGGATGTGGAGATCCCCGATCTGGACGATCTGGCGCGCACCCGGCCGGTGCTGACCGATCGCCCGCCGATCATCTGCATGACACCGTGCGAATCGCTCGACGCGCTGCTGCCCGAGGTCGGCACCGAGGTCGAGGACTACGTGACCAAGCCATGCCGGATCCCGGAACTGCTGGCGCGGGTGCGGGTCCAGTTGCGGCCGCCGGTGTTGCGGCACGAGGATCTGCTGCTCGACGAGGCGGCCGGGCAGGCGTGGCGGGGTGGGCGGGCGCTCGACCTGACCGCTGCCGAGTTCCGGTTGTTGCGCCATCTGATGCGCAACGCACGTCAGACCCTGTCCAAGGAGCAGATCGCGTGGGAGGTGTGGAGCGAGCCGCGCGACGCGAACGCGATCGAACGCCTCGTCGCGCGCCTGCGGCAGAAGGCCGGACCGGACCTGATTCACACCAGGCGCGGATTCGGGTATCACCTGCGTCAGCTTCCCGTCAGGTGA
- a CDS encoding cytochrome P450, protein MSDTPYYPMTRAASCPFAPAAAIRDMPPLARVRIWDGSTPWFVTRHADQRALLNDPRLSIDEKKPGYPHMTRSRAAMAPHIPPLITNTDPPEHTRLRRTVNGPFMVKRASSLRPGIQEVIDELISAVLAGPRVFDLVEKIALPVPTLVITRILGVPYEDHEFFQAASRRAISHDTDPAAGAEAGRGLGEYLGALLTKKIASPDDDVLSEMGARVTAGEMTFEEAVTMGSAILIAGHETSASMISLGTLALLRNPSELAILRSRSDDPAFVANAVEELLRYLTIVHSGIRRIAVEDIPLHDTVIKAGEGVVFDLSGANWDPAAFPSPDRLDLKRPARTHHAFGYGAHQCLGQSLARVELQVVYSTLYRRIPTLSLAVPFEEVEFAMEGVAYGLKALPVTW, encoded by the coding sequence ATGTCAGACACGCCCTACTATCCGATGACCCGTGCGGCGTCCTGCCCGTTCGCCCCGGCCGCCGCGATCCGTGACATGCCGCCGCTCGCCCGGGTGCGGATCTGGGACGGCAGCACGCCGTGGTTCGTGACCCGGCACGCCGACCAGCGCGCCCTGCTCAACGACCCGCGGCTCTCCATCGACGAGAAGAAGCCCGGGTATCCGCACATGACCCGGTCACGCGCGGCCATGGCGCCGCACATCCCGCCGCTGATCACGAACACCGATCCGCCGGAGCACACGCGACTGCGGCGTACGGTGAACGGCCCGTTCATGGTCAAACGGGCTTCTTCGCTCAGGCCGGGTATCCAAGAGGTCATCGACGAGCTGATCTCCGCGGTCCTGGCCGGTCCGCGCGTCTTCGATCTCGTCGAGAAGATCGCGCTCCCGGTGCCGACTCTCGTGATCACGCGGATCCTCGGCGTCCCCTATGAGGATCATGAGTTCTTCCAGGCCGCCAGCCGCCGCGCGATCAGCCACGACACCGATCCGGCAGCGGGCGCGGAGGCGGGCCGTGGCCTCGGCGAGTATCTCGGCGCACTGCTGACCAAGAAGATCGCCTCCCCGGACGACGACGTGCTGTCGGAGATGGGCGCGCGGGTCACGGCAGGGGAGATGACCTTCGAGGAGGCCGTCACGATGGGCAGTGCCATTCTCATCGCCGGCCATGAGACCAGTGCCAGCATGATCTCCCTCGGCACTCTGGCGCTACTGCGGAATCCTTCGGAATTGGCGATTCTCCGTTCTCGCTCGGACGACCCCGCCTTCGTGGCGAATGCGGTCGAGGAACTGCTGCGCTATCTCACGATCGTGCACTCCGGCATTCGCCGTATCGCCGTCGAGGACATTCCGCTGCACGACACCGTCATCAAGGCGGGCGAGGGAGTCGTCTTCGACCTGTCCGGAGCGAACTGGGATCCAGCCGCGTTTCCGTCGCCGGATAGACTCGATTTGAAACGGCCCGCCCGGACGCATCACGCTTTCGGCTATGGTGCCCATCAATGCCTCGGGCAATCCCTGGCGCGCGTGGAATTGCAGGTCGTCTACAGCACCCTCTACCGCCGTATTCCCACGCTGTCCCTGGCCGTGCCGTTCGAGGAGGTCGAATTCGCGATGGAAGGTGTCGCCTACGGCCTCAAAGCGCTCCCGGTGACGTGGTGA
- a CDS encoding ferredoxin: MTMRVEFDEPKCVAAGQCAMVAPAVFDQRDEDGVAIVLTPSPPEEEYEAVREAAAVCPAAAIRLVEE, translated from the coding sequence ATGACGATGCGCGTGGAGTTCGACGAACCGAAATGCGTGGCGGCCGGTCAATGCGCCATGGTCGCCCCGGCTGTATTTGATCAGCGGGACGAGGACGGCGTGGCAATCGTCCTCACTCCTTCGCCTCCAGAGGAGGAGTACGAGGCGGTGCGGGAGGCCGCCGCCGTCTGCCCGGCCGCGGCCATCCGGCTGGTCGAGGAGTGA
- a CDS encoding NAD(P)/FAD-dependent oxidoreductase, which produces MKRVVVVGASAAGLAAAETLRREGFTGTVTLIGEEPSSPYDRPPLSKQVLSARWDLDRILLRSDAHLKALDLDIRLGVRADSLDADGRTVGLADGGTVPFDGLIVATGVRPRPLPGSGARYLRTIEDALALRESLRPGTRVTIVGAGFLGAECAAAAVALGCSVELLEPAPVPLAHAVGPLLGEHLSEIHRSHGVVLRTGVAVADVSAIDADVVWVAIGSQPNVEWLAASGLTVDDGLVCDSYCAAAPGIYAAGDVARWHNPLFGVDMRIEHRTNAAEQGMAAARNLLGAGRPFAPVPYFWSDQYDLKLHAFGYLRGHDTVSIVEGSLASNRFLATYRKEGRLVGVVAAGMPPKVVRSWRQAVLSGDSR; this is translated from the coding sequence GTGAAGCGCGTCGTCGTGGTCGGCGCTTCGGCCGCCGGCCTCGCGGCCGCTGAGACCCTGCGCCGCGAGGGCTTCACGGGGACGGTCACCCTCATCGGTGAGGAGCCTTCTTCCCCGTACGACCGGCCGCCCCTCTCTAAGCAGGTCCTGTCGGCGCGATGGGACCTCGACCGGATCCTGTTGCGCTCCGATGCTCACCTCAAGGCGCTTGACCTGGACATTCGTCTCGGTGTGCGGGCTGACTCGCTCGACGCCGACGGCCGGACCGTGGGGCTGGCCGATGGCGGGACGGTCCCGTTCGATGGCTTGATCGTGGCGACCGGGGTGCGGCCACGGCCTCTTCCCGGATCGGGGGCGCGCTACCTCCGTACGATCGAAGACGCCCTCGCCTTGCGGGAAAGCTTGCGCCCCGGCACGCGGGTGACCATCGTCGGCGCCGGGTTTCTCGGCGCGGAATGCGCCGCGGCGGCCGTAGCGCTCGGCTGCTCGGTGGAACTTCTGGAACCGGCGCCGGTACCGCTCGCGCACGCCGTCGGCCCTCTCCTGGGCGAACACCTGTCCGAAATTCATCGCTCGCATGGCGTTGTCCTGCGAACCGGCGTGGCCGTTGCCGACGTATCCGCCATCGACGCCGACGTCGTGTGGGTGGCGATCGGCTCGCAGCCCAATGTGGAATGGCTCGCCGCAAGCGGGCTGACCGTGGACGACGGCTTGGTCTGCGACTCCTATTGCGCTGCTGCCCCGGGCATCTACGCGGCCGGGGACGTGGCGCGATGGCACAATCCGCTGTTCGGTGTGGACATGCGCATCGAGCACCGGACGAACGCCGCCGAACAGGGCATGGCCGCCGCCCGCAATCTGCTGGGGGCGGGCCGGCCGTTCGCGCCGGTGCCGTATTTCTGGTCCGACCAGTACGACCTGAAACTCCACGCCTTCGGATATCTTCGCGGTCATGACACGGTTTCCATAGTCGAAGGATCGCTGGCATCGAATCGCTTCCTGGCCACTTATCGAAAAGAGGGCAGACTGGTGGGCGTAGTGGCCGCGGGAATGCCACCGAAAGTCGTTCGTTCCTGGCGGCAGGCCGTTCTCTCGGGAGATTCGCGATGA